Proteins from one Mycobacterium sp. EPa45 genomic window:
- a CDS encoding sigma factor → MVREDQLRDGFEVERPRLQRIAGRILGDADAAQDVVQQAWLRLHATDEPIDNLAGWLTTVTSRLCLDRLRARTPVPTESIELDATAPDPADDVVLADTVGIALQVVLDRLTPAERVAFVLHDSFGVDFDLIASMLDTTPVAARKLASRARGKVRPASPEDALADWEVVDAFMTAAREGDFTRLLQLLAPDVTVSADAAAATLGTPAHMEGRDEVANFFNGAAAAAFPVFVEDRPGSAWIHRGEVKVAFDFTIEDGKVRRLQFRAEPELLAGVRRREGDRVRG, encoded by the coding sequence ATGGTGAGGGAAGATCAGCTCCGCGACGGCTTCGAGGTCGAGCGCCCCCGGCTCCAGCGCATCGCCGGCCGGATCCTGGGCGACGCCGACGCAGCTCAGGACGTCGTTCAGCAAGCGTGGCTGCGTCTGCACGCGACCGACGAGCCGATCGACAACCTGGCGGGCTGGCTCACCACGGTGACCTCTCGGCTGTGCCTCGACCGGCTGCGAGCGCGCACACCGGTGCCGACGGAGTCGATCGAGTTGGACGCGACCGCACCGGACCCCGCCGACGACGTCGTGCTGGCCGACACCGTGGGCATCGCCTTGCAGGTGGTGCTCGACCGGCTGACGCCCGCCGAACGGGTGGCCTTCGTCTTACACGACAGCTTCGGCGTCGATTTTGACCTGATCGCCTCGATGCTCGACACGACCCCGGTTGCGGCCCGCAAGCTGGCCTCTCGGGCTCGGGGCAAGGTGCGCCCGGCGTCGCCCGAGGATGCGCTCGCCGACTGGGAGGTCGTCGACGCCTTCATGACCGCGGCTCGCGAGGGCGATTTCACGCGTCTGCTGCAGCTGCTCGCCCCCGACGTGACGGTCTCCGCCGACGCTGCCGCGGCCACGCTCGGTACGCCGGCCCATATGGAGGGCCGCGACGAGGTGGCCAACTTCTTCAATGGGGCGGCCGCGGCGGCGTTCCCGGTCTTCGTCGAGGACCGTCCGGGATCCGCGTGGATACACCGCGGCGAGGTCAAGGTCGCGTTTGACTTCACCATCGAGGACGGGAAGGTGCGCCGCCTCCAATTCCGCGCCGAGCCCGAGCTGCTGGCCGGGGTACGCCGCCGCGAGGGCGACCGCGTGCGGGGCTGA
- a CDS encoding carbamate kinase, whose amino-acid sequence MSTAIVAFGGNALVTDADHDSIPQQYDTVSRTVGPLIDMVEQGWKLVVSHGNGPQVGFILRRSELAQGEVDPVPVDYAVADTQGAIGYMFVKALRNELARRGLTRPVVAVVTHSVVSLDDPAFDNPTKPVGSFLTADRARALADALGWTIAEDSGRGWRRTVASPRPTAILEADVIRRLLDDGAIVVAAGGGGIPVSLEADGTVVGVEAVVDKDIASGLLAHELGAELLLIPTGVPRVAIGFGTPQQQWLDTITVERAREYIASGQFAAGSMQPKVQAVADFVAATPGAVGVIGAAEEIPAILAGTSGTRIVGDAAVGETGEKESAAVLLAVNGTLMRGLKLSPNMAAAGATFVKEAVTEPVYRLWTINDEHPAMIRVTDGSGVGVAVEVWEVPAAGLAGILLNEPPGLSIGKVNLDDGSTVLGVIGEPALVEGQREISEFGGWRAYTAANRGV is encoded by the coding sequence GTGAGCACCGCGATCGTCGCGTTCGGTGGCAATGCCTTGGTCACCGACGCCGATCACGACTCCATTCCTCAGCAGTACGACACGGTCAGCCGGACGGTCGGTCCGCTGATCGACATGGTGGAGCAGGGCTGGAAACTCGTTGTCTCCCATGGCAACGGGCCACAGGTCGGGTTCATCCTGCGTCGCTCCGAGCTCGCCCAGGGCGAGGTCGATCCGGTTCCGGTGGACTATGCCGTCGCCGACACCCAGGGCGCGATCGGTTACATGTTCGTCAAAGCTCTGCGCAACGAGCTCGCGCGCCGGGGTCTGACGCGACCGGTGGTGGCGGTGGTGACCCACTCGGTGGTCAGTCTCGACGACCCGGCCTTCGACAACCCCACCAAGCCGGTCGGATCCTTCCTGACCGCGGATCGTGCCAGGGCTCTGGCGGACGCTCTGGGCTGGACCATCGCCGAGGACTCCGGTCGGGGCTGGCGGCGCACGGTGGCCTCGCCGAGACCGACCGCCATCCTGGAGGCCGACGTGATCCGGAGGCTGCTCGACGACGGGGCGATCGTCGTCGCGGCCGGCGGTGGAGGCATCCCGGTGTCGCTCGAAGCCGATGGCACGGTTGTCGGCGTGGAGGCCGTCGTCGACAAGGACATCGCCTCTGGTCTGTTGGCCCACGAGTTGGGGGCCGAGCTGCTGCTGATCCCGACGGGTGTGCCCCGAGTGGCCATCGGGTTCGGGACGCCGCAGCAGCAGTGGCTCGACACGATCACTGTGGAGCGGGCCCGCGAGTACATCGCCTCCGGCCAGTTCGCCGCGGGGTCGATGCAACCCAAGGTTCAGGCGGTCGCGGATTTTGTGGCCGCGACGCCCGGCGCCGTCGGCGTCATCGGCGCCGCGGAAGAGATCCCGGCAATCTTGGCCGGGACGTCGGGCACCCGGATCGTCGGCGACGCGGCGGTAGGAGAAACTGGTGAAAAGGAGAGTGCCGCAGTGCTATTGGCCGTCAACGGAACGCTCATGCGAGGGCTGAAGCTGTCGCCGAATATGGCCGCTGCCGGAGCCACGTTCGTAAAAGAGGCCGTCACCGAACCGGTCTACCGGCTGTGGACGATCAACGATGAGCATCCCGCGATGATCCGCGTCACCGACGGTTCTGGGGTCGGGGTGGCCGTCGAGGTGTGGGAAGTGCCCGCGGCCGGTCTGGCCGGGATCCTGCTCAACGAGCCACCCGGGTTGTCGATCGGCAAGGTGAACCTCGACGACGGGTCGACGGTACTCGGCGTGATCGGGGAGCCCGCGCTGGTCGAGGGCCAGCGTGAGATCAGCGAGTTCGGCGGCTGGCGGGCGTACACGGCAGCGAACAGGGGAGTCTGA
- a CDS encoding DUF1116 domain-containing protein: MKQLLQQDLNVVNIGLQGFASNIIAAGGQVTNITWAPPAGADPALGWTLATLIGDPRIEAANNIAFDRYLAAQPRLIDLVRASDVIAGLGPGERRILHSGPPIDWMDMCGPQRGAIAGAILYEGWADDLDAAEKLAGSGEVKLAPCHEHGAVGPMAGIISPSMPVWVVENTAAGNLAYSNLNEGLGKVLRFGANSPDVLERLRWLGSDFFATMQVAVRGLADPDLKPLMAQALHMGDELHNRNAAASGLLFKRLTLSLLNADLPSDAVRRALEFVAGNDHFFLNISMAAAKSMSDAAADVPGSSMVTVMARNGVNFGIKLSGTGDRWFQAPANPVDGLYFPGYSVDDAAADLGDSAITETNGLGGFAMAASPAIVQFVGGTPADATANSRRMLSITLGANPAFTLPALNFGGTPAGIDARLVADSRVLPIINTGIAHRQAGVGQIGAGITTAPMQCFNEALAALASDLERQK, encoded by the coding sequence ATGAAACAGCTTCTCCAGCAAGATCTCAACGTCGTCAACATCGGACTGCAAGGCTTCGCGTCGAACATCATCGCGGCCGGCGGTCAGGTCACCAACATCACCTGGGCGCCGCCGGCGGGTGCGGATCCCGCGCTGGGCTGGACGCTGGCCACCCTCATCGGCGACCCGCGGATCGAGGCCGCCAACAACATCGCCTTCGATCGCTATCTGGCCGCGCAACCCCGGCTGATCGACCTGGTTCGCGCCAGCGACGTGATTGCCGGTCTCGGTCCTGGAGAGCGGCGCATCCTGCACTCCGGGCCACCGATCGACTGGATGGACATGTGCGGGCCGCAGCGCGGTGCGATCGCCGGTGCGATCCTCTACGAAGGCTGGGCAGACGATCTCGATGCCGCCGAAAAGCTTGCCGGCAGTGGGGAGGTGAAGCTGGCGCCCTGCCACGAGCACGGCGCGGTGGGGCCGATGGCCGGGATCATCAGCCCGTCGATGCCGGTGTGGGTGGTGGAGAACACCGCCGCCGGAAACCTTGCGTACAGCAATCTCAACGAGGGACTCGGCAAGGTTCTGCGGTTCGGTGCCAACTCACCCGACGTGCTCGAGCGGCTCCGGTGGCTGGGCAGTGACTTCTTCGCCACCATGCAGGTCGCGGTGCGCGGTCTTGCCGATCCCGACCTCAAACCGCTGATGGCCCAGGCGCTGCACATGGGCGACGAACTGCACAACCGCAACGCCGCCGCATCCGGACTGCTGTTCAAACGGCTGACACTGTCGCTGCTCAACGCCGACCTACCCTCCGACGCGGTGCGTCGCGCACTGGAGTTCGTCGCCGGCAATGACCACTTCTTCCTCAACATCTCGATGGCGGCGGCCAAGTCGATGTCGGACGCCGCGGCCGATGTGCCGGGCAGCAGCATGGTCACGGTGATGGCCCGCAACGGTGTCAACTTCGGCATCAAGCTGTCCGGGACCGGCGATCGATGGTTTCAGGCACCCGCCAATCCCGTTGACGGACTGTACTTCCCCGGCTACTCGGTCGACGATGCGGCCGCCGACCTCGGCGACTCGGCGATCACCGAAACCAACGGGCTCGGCGGCTTCGCGATGGCAGCGTCACCGGCGATCGTCCAGTTCGTCGGCGGCACCCCGGCCGACGCGACCGCCAACAGCCGCCGGATGCTGTCCATCACCCTGGGTGCCAATCCCGCATTCACGCTGCCTGCGTTGAACTTCGGCGGAACGCCGGCCGGAATCGATGCCCGACTGGTCGCCGATTCCAGGGTGCTGCCGATCATCAACACCGGCATCGCGCACCGGCAGGCCGGTGTCGGGCAGATCGGCGCGGGCATCACCACCGCACCGATGCAGTGCTTCAACGAGGCCCTGGCCGCGCTGGCGTCGGACCTCGAAAGGCAGAAGTGA
- the fdrA gene encoding acyl-CoA synthetase FdrA, translating into MPTGSRRYPNLYKDSVSLMTVSARVTSIPGVEAASVVMASATNVDNLAQAGLGQFDVRANDLIVAVSGSQEACDEALAVADKLLSASPGDGGEPSATAPITSIQMAVAKDPALNLALISVPGDYAAAEAMKALRLGLDVMVFSDNVSADAELALKEYARDNDLMVMGPDCGTAIVNGVPLGFANVVRRGPIGVVGASGTGTQEVTVRIHQNGSGVSHALGTGGHDLADAIGGISMLHGLSALDSDPATTVIVLVSKPPAPAVAAKVLAAAEDSEKPVVVIFLGADPASVARDGVYGAATLAQAADIAAELARGEQPNPGDFTVPPEMSRTLGDLAAAMAPSQRYVRGVFSGGTFCYEAQLMHQAHGVHAHSNTPVAGNTALADIRTSREHTIVDMGDDEFTRGKPHPMIDPSQKDARIRDEIADPTTAVVLFDVVLGYGSADDPTKELIPIISSARAEGSTVAFIGYVCGTELDPQDRANAVAGLQSAGALVASSNAEAALWSATVIAARGGDR; encoded by the coding sequence ATGCCCACCGGTTCGCGGCGCTATCCCAACCTCTACAAGGACTCGGTGTCCTTGATGACGGTGTCGGCGCGGGTCACGTCGATCCCCGGCGTCGAGGCGGCCTCGGTGGTGATGGCCTCAGCCACCAACGTCGACAACCTCGCCCAAGCCGGTCTGGGTCAGTTCGACGTTCGGGCCAATGATCTGATCGTCGCGGTATCGGGCAGCCAGGAGGCCTGCGACGAGGCGCTCGCGGTCGCCGACAAGCTGCTGTCGGCATCGCCCGGTGACGGTGGCGAACCGAGCGCCACTGCACCGATCACCAGCATCCAGATGGCCGTTGCCAAGGACCCGGCGCTCAATCTCGCGTTGATCTCGGTGCCCGGCGACTACGCCGCCGCCGAAGCCATGAAGGCGTTGCGCTTGGGCCTGGACGTCATGGTGTTCAGCGACAATGTCAGCGCGGACGCCGAATTGGCGCTCAAGGAGTACGCGCGCGACAACGACCTGATGGTGATGGGGCCGGACTGCGGCACCGCGATCGTCAACGGTGTCCCGCTGGGCTTCGCCAACGTCGTGCGGCGCGGCCCGATCGGTGTGGTCGGCGCATCCGGCACCGGCACCCAAGAGGTCACCGTCCGGATCCACCAGAACGGATCCGGAGTGTCGCACGCATTGGGCACCGGCGGACACGACCTGGCCGACGCGATCGGCGGCATCTCGATGCTGCACGGCCTTTCCGCCCTCGACAGCGACCCGGCCACCACAGTCATCGTGCTGGTGTCCAAGCCGCCGGCGCCCGCGGTGGCCGCGAAAGTGCTTGCCGCGGCTGAAGATAGCGAGAAGCCCGTCGTCGTCATCTTCCTCGGCGCCGACCCCGCGTCCGTTGCCCGGGACGGCGTATACGGCGCGGCAACGCTGGCGCAGGCTGCGGACATCGCCGCGGAACTGGCCCGCGGTGAGCAGCCGAACCCCGGCGATTTCACTGTCCCACCCGAAATGAGCCGGACTCTTGGCGATCTCGCGGCCGCGATGGCGCCGAGCCAGCGATACGTGCGGGGCGTCTTCTCCGGCGGAACCTTCTGCTACGAGGCGCAGCTGATGCACCAGGCCCATGGTGTCCACGCTCACTCCAACACACCGGTGGCCGGCAACACCGCGCTCGCCGACATCCGCACGAGCCGGGAGCACACCATCGTCGATATGGGTGATGACGAATTCACCCGCGGCAAACCGCATCCCATGATCGACCCGTCGCAAAAGGACGCCCGCATCCGCGACGAGATCGCCGACCCGACGACGGCAGTCGTCCTGTTCGACGTCGTGCTCGGCTACGGCTCAGCCGATGACCCGACGAAGGAACTGATTCCGATCATCTCCTCGGCCCGCGCCGAGGGAAGCACCGTCGCGTTCATCGGCTATGTGTGCGGCACCGAACTGGACCCGCAGGACCGAGCCAACGCCGTCGCCGGCCTCCAGTCCGCCGGGGCGCTGGTCGCGTCGAGCAACGCCGAGGCCGCCCTGTGGTCGGCGACGGTGATCGCCGCGAGGGGAGGGGATCGATGA
- a CDS encoding cysteine hydrolase family protein — MVTINAEPFALDFDVSSAALVIIDMQRDFVLPGGFGEALGNDTSLLLAAVEPIERVLARAREIGMLVIHTREGHRPDLSDCPPAKLHRGGKTFIGEPGPMGRILVRGEQGHDIIDQLYPIDGEPVIDKPGKGSFHATDLGQILADRGIKTLVVCGVTTEVCVHTTVREANDRGYECLVLRDCVASYFPEFQRVALEMIKAQGAIFGWVSDADEFIAATS, encoded by the coding sequence GTGGTCACGATCAACGCGGAGCCCTTCGCGCTGGACTTCGACGTCTCGAGTGCCGCGCTGGTGATCATCGACATGCAACGCGACTTCGTGCTGCCCGGCGGTTTCGGGGAGGCCTTGGGCAACGACACCTCGCTGCTGCTGGCCGCGGTGGAACCGATCGAGCGGGTGCTGGCGCGGGCCCGCGAGATCGGCATGCTGGTCATCCACACCCGGGAGGGGCACCGTCCCGATCTGTCCGACTGTCCGCCGGCCAAGCTGCACCGCGGCGGCAAGACCTTCATCGGTGAACCCGGTCCGATGGGTCGCATCCTGGTCCGCGGCGAGCAGGGACACGACATTATCGACCAGCTGTATCCCATCGACGGTGAGCCGGTGATCGACAAGCCCGGCAAGGGCAGCTTCCACGCCACCGACCTGGGTCAGATCCTGGCCGACCGTGGCATCAAGACCCTGGTGGTCTGCGGGGTGACCACCGAGGTCTGCGTGCACACCACCGTCCGCGAAGCCAACGACCGCGGATACGAATGTCTGGTCCTGCGCGACTGCGTGGCGTCGTACTTCCCAGAGTTCCAGCGGGTGGCCCTCGAGATGATCAAGGCCCAGGGCGCCATTTTCGGCTGGGTCTCCGACGCCGACGAGTTCATCGCGGCGACGTCCTGA
- a CDS encoding hemerythrin domain-containing protein: protein MKTPQPETVTPRQPHDPEPELIGITLAHRAMLTDVGRLAAAVTAIGEGRQRCSARRAQAIARYTDLLCESIHHHHTVEDTVLWPVIDACAGDVVDLTELTDDHAALDPRLEIIGHRANAFRVAGDRRTAALLGAELADLRNLLAEHIAEEERDIFPVIRQYVSVADWQVVEKTAQRTGRLTFDGPRTVAAATDDERSALAKEVSPVLRLLLSVLAWRHRKFEDEVFSG, encoded by the coding sequence ATGAAAACACCGCAGCCCGAAACCGTCACTCCCCGCCAACCCCACGACCCCGAGCCCGAGTTGATCGGCATCACATTGGCTCACCGGGCGATGCTCACCGACGTCGGGCGCCTCGCCGCTGCGGTGACCGCGATCGGTGAAGGGCGGCAGCGCTGCTCGGCCCGGCGCGCTCAGGCGATCGCCCGCTACACTGATCTGCTCTGCGAGTCCATCCATCACCACCACACCGTCGAGGACACCGTGCTGTGGCCCGTGATCGACGCCTGCGCCGGAGACGTCGTCGACTTGACCGAACTGACCGACGACCATGCCGCCCTGGATCCGCGCTTGGAGATCATCGGCCACCGGGCGAACGCGTTCCGGGTCGCCGGCGATCGCCGCACCGCAGCCCTGCTGGGCGCCGAACTGGCCGATCTGCGCAATCTGCTCGCCGAGCACATCGCCGAAGAGGAGCGCGACATCTTTCCGGTGATCCGCCAGTACGTGTCGGTCGCCGATTGGCAGGTCGTCGAGAAGACCGCCCAGCGCACGGGTCGGCTGACGTTCGACGGGCCACGGACGGTGGCGGCGGCCACCGACGACGAACGCTCCGCCCTGGCAAAGGAAGTCAGTCCGGTTCTGCGACTGCTGTTGAGCGTATTGGCTTGGCGGCACCGCAAATTCGAGGACGAGGTGTTCAGCGGCTGA
- a CDS encoding BTAD domain-containing putative transcriptional regulator, with product MAAPHQQPVRVAVLGPVRAWLGSSPVDVGGPRQRSLLARLVLAEGQVVSVDRLIDDLWHGEPPPKALSALQAYVSHLRRVLEPGRERRAPARVIVSAAPGYRLVLPIDAVDAWWFGDQVRSAHAEPDPLRRVELLTAALQRWAGEPYAEVSDAAWAIAEIARLAELRLAAVELRASSELALGRHSAVIGELERVAREHPTREGAAAVLATALYRAGRQAAALAVLRDTRIHLADELGLEPGRALRELEHDILSHAAHLDDDQQGVLPLPQAPAQVATVAEHPAPHGRSRELAAIDDAAGDARRGGSRLVWISGEAGAGKTTVTGAAALRLRAAGWTVAAGRCPEVDGAPPGWAWTEVLRHFSNSFAATDPRHVRALAPLLHETEAADDAQSTFWTAHAVADVIGRSASAQPVAILLDDLHRTDGLTLELLRLVVHELQDQPVLVVATYRPSESGTELEAARAALAVRTVAHLNVGGLDEDATTALAADCGLTALTEQESRLLHDRTGGNPLFVRELARLMMSEGLDTARVAVPAGVADVLRRRIVRLPGATVTALRQAAVLGREVDIELLAELGQHDPDDVLDALEPAVLIGLLEEPGPGRVRFAHALVRDTLYDDTSVLRRSRLHGAALNSLLAAGRTADPSALAYHAVAAATPATAAAAAELAMAAGREADGVGAPVEAVRQWQAAVRMLALANRAEAGPPDVERTVEAYCGWVAASARVGDVVNARDALKEALPLANGSNELTAQLLTAWHAPLIWRVRISDDADEDIVGPLQRVLRGELSPDVRVRLLTTLFAELEGADHDAALAASADALTLARELYGRDPQAHGRTLCAALNARAYAALGPDLAGEREQLTNEFLAVAEASAAVDYQAVAHWLAFLSAAGRSDLVAALDHVDLAVARAGTGQLASLLTVLEVFTAELTVLAGRVDDGERRYIAAARQLVERGTANGAQMSLVGRFTAGLARGDLAPLADDLLAVHTHVSTMIADGAVLSLLSAGREAEAREIWSSREPVERSYYWLAMTTLRAHAAVALGDTEAATRCAEELQPFSGRMAGLDNGSLLTGAVDDALAAIAELTGNDSDARRYRSAATALRTRLAAEAARLVDRISR from the coding sequence ATGGCGGCACCGCATCAGCAACCTGTTCGGGTAGCCGTCTTGGGGCCCGTCCGGGCCTGGCTCGGTTCGTCGCCGGTTGACGTCGGCGGACCGCGGCAGCGTTCCCTGCTGGCGCGGCTGGTCCTTGCCGAGGGCCAGGTGGTGTCGGTCGACCGGCTCATCGACGACCTGTGGCATGGTGAGCCTCCGCCGAAAGCGCTGTCTGCCCTGCAGGCCTACGTGTCGCATCTTCGGCGGGTGCTCGAACCCGGCCGGGAGCGGCGTGCCCCGGCCCGGGTCATCGTCAGCGCCGCGCCCGGCTACCGGCTGGTGCTGCCCATCGATGCGGTGGACGCGTGGTGGTTCGGCGATCAGGTTCGGTCGGCCCACGCCGAGCCCGACCCGCTGCGGCGGGTCGAACTGCTCACCGCGGCCCTCCAGCGGTGGGCCGGTGAGCCGTACGCCGAGGTGTCCGATGCCGCATGGGCCATCGCCGAGATCGCCCGCCTGGCCGAACTACGGCTCGCGGCTGTCGAGTTGCGAGCCTCGTCCGAGCTGGCGCTGGGCCGGCACAGCGCCGTCATCGGCGAGCTGGAACGCGTCGCCCGCGAACATCCCACCAGGGAGGGCGCCGCCGCCGTTTTGGCAACCGCGTTGTACCGGGCGGGTCGTCAGGCGGCCGCCCTGGCGGTGTTACGCGACACGCGTATTCACCTCGCCGACGAACTGGGGCTCGAACCGGGGCGGGCCCTGCGCGAGCTGGAGCACGACATCCTCAGCCACGCCGCACATCTCGACGATGATCAGCAGGGGGTGTTGCCGCTGCCGCAGGCGCCCGCCCAGGTAGCGACCGTCGCCGAACACCCGGCACCGCATGGCCGTTCCCGCGAACTTGCGGCCATCGACGATGCGGCCGGAGATGCGCGCCGCGGGGGCAGCCGGCTGGTGTGGATCAGTGGCGAGGCGGGCGCCGGGAAGACGACGGTGACCGGCGCCGCGGCGTTACGGTTGCGCGCCGCGGGCTGGACCGTCGCGGCGGGGAGGTGCCCGGAGGTCGACGGTGCCCCGCCGGGGTGGGCGTGGACCGAAGTGCTGCGGCACTTCAGCAATTCCTTCGCCGCCACCGACCCGCGCCACGTCCGCGCGCTCGCGCCGCTGCTGCACGAGACCGAAGCCGCCGACGATGCCCAAAGTACGTTCTGGACAGCGCACGCCGTCGCCGATGTGATCGGCCGGTCGGCCAGCGCCCAGCCGGTCGCGATACTCCTGGACGATCTGCACCGCACCGACGGCCTCACCCTGGAGCTGCTGCGATTGGTCGTCCACGAATTGCAGGACCAGCCGGTCCTCGTCGTCGCCACCTACCGGCCGTCGGAATCGGGCACCGAGCTGGAAGCGGCTCGCGCGGCGCTCGCGGTGCGGACCGTCGCGCACCTCAACGTCGGTGGCTTGGACGAAGATGCGACGACCGCACTGGCCGCCGACTGCGGCCTGACCGCTCTCACCGAGCAAGAATCGCGGCTGCTTCACGATCGCACCGGCGGCAACCCACTGTTCGTACGCGAACTGGCGCGCCTGATGATGTCCGAGGGATTGGACACCGCGCGGGTCGCAGTACCGGCGGGCGTGGCAGATGTGTTGCGCCGCAGGATTGTTCGCCTACCCGGTGCAACAGTGACCGCGCTTCGCCAGGCGGCCGTGCTCGGCCGGGAAGTCGACATCGAGCTGCTTGCTGAACTCGGGCAACACGACCCCGACGACGTCCTCGACGCGCTGGAACCCGCGGTGCTGATCGGTCTGCTCGAGGAACCGGGCCCTGGCCGGGTCCGGTTCGCGCATGCGCTGGTGCGGGACACGTTGTACGACGACACCTCCGTGCTGCGCCGGTCCCGTCTGCACGGCGCCGCCCTGAATTCGCTGTTGGCCGCGGGCCGGACGGCGGATCCATCGGCGCTGGCCTATCACGCCGTCGCGGCGGCGACACCGGCAACCGCGGCCGCCGCCGCCGAACTGGCGATGGCCGCCGGCCGCGAGGCCGACGGCGTCGGCGCACCGGTCGAAGCGGTCCGGCAATGGCAGGCCGCGGTCCGCATGCTGGCGCTGGCCAATCGCGCTGAGGCCGGGCCGCCCGACGTCGAACGGACCGTCGAGGCCTACTGCGGGTGGGTGGCCGCCTCGGCTCGCGTCGGCGACGTCGTCAATGCCCGCGACGCGCTGAAAGAGGCGCTGCCCCTTGCCAATGGGTCGAACGAACTCACGGCACAGTTGCTGACGGCATGGCATGCCCCGTTGATCTGGCGGGTTCGTATCAGTGACGACGCCGACGAAGACATCGTCGGCCCGCTGCAGCGGGTGCTCCGCGGCGAGCTGTCACCGGATGTCCGGGTGCGGTTGCTCACGACGCTGTTCGCCGAGCTCGAAGGCGCCGATCACGATGCCGCGTTGGCCGCGAGCGCCGATGCGCTCACGCTGGCTCGCGAGTTGTACGGACGCGATCCGCAAGCGCACGGAAGGACGTTGTGTGCGGCACTCAACGCTCGCGCCTACGCGGCGTTGGGTCCCGATCTGGCCGGCGAGCGCGAGCAGCTGACGAACGAATTCCTGGCCGTCGCAGAAGCATCGGCCGCCGTCGACTATCAAGCTGTCGCCCACTGGTTGGCGTTTCTCTCGGCGGCCGGCCGCTCGGATCTGGTTGCGGCCCTTGACCACGTCGACCTCGCGGTGGCTAGAGCGGGTACCGGCCAGCTCGCGTCACTGCTGACCGTGCTGGAAGTGTTCACCGCTGAGCTCACCGTGCTGGCGGGTCGCGTCGACGACGGTGAGCGCCGCTACATTGCAGCCGCACGCCAGTTGGTCGAGCGCGGCACCGCCAACGGCGCGCAGATGAGTCTGGTCGGCCGGTTCACCGCGGGTCTGGCTCGCGGTGATCTGGCGCCGCTGGCCGACGACCTGCTGGCCGTGCACACGCATGTCTCGACGATGATCGCCGATGGCGCAGTCCTGTCGCTGCTGAGCGCCGGCCGTGAGGCCGAAGCCCGCGAAATCTGGTCCAGCCGAGAGCCCGTCGAGCGGTCCTACTACTGGCTGGCCATGACGACATTGCGCGCGCACGCCGCCGTCGCGCTCGGTGATACCGAGGCCGCGACACGGTGCGCCGAGGAACTGCAACCCTTTTCGGGCCGGATGGCCGGGCTGGACAACGGCAGCCTGCTCACCGGCGCGGTTGACGACGCGCTGGCCGCGATCGCCGAATTGACCGGTAACGACAGCGACGCCCGACGGTACCGGTCCGCCGCCACCGCGCTGAGGACTCGGCTGGCGGCTGAGGCGGCCCGGCTTGTCGACCGGATCAGCCGCTGA
- a CDS encoding enoyl-CoA hydratase: MSDLVLYEVRERVALITVNDPDRRNAVTDAMSQQLRDAVEAAEAEAHAVVITGAGKAFCAGADLSALGAAAKEGLERIYAGFMAVGRCTLPTVAAVNGAAVGAGLNLALAADVRIAGPHALFDPRFQKLGIHPGGGATWMLQRAVGPQVARAALLFGMRFDAEAAVRHGLALTVADDPVAAALELSAGPAAAPREVVLSTKASMRATAIPGFVDTDHHEAAKDIELDPQATSIESPEFKARLAAAQRR, encoded by the coding sequence ATGTCTGACCTGGTTCTTTACGAAGTGCGCGAGCGCGTCGCGCTGATCACCGTCAACGATCCCGACCGGCGTAATGCGGTCACCGACGCCATGTCCCAGCAATTGCGCGATGCGGTCGAGGCTGCCGAGGCCGAGGCCCATGCCGTAGTGATCACCGGCGCGGGCAAGGCGTTTTGCGCGGGCGCGGATCTGTCTGCCCTCGGCGCGGCGGCCAAGGAAGGGCTCGAGCGCATCTACGCCGGGTTCATGGCCGTCGGCCGCTGCACCCTGCCGACCGTCGCGGCGGTGAACGGCGCCGCCGTCGGCGCCGGGCTGAATCTGGCCCTGGCCGCCGATGTCCGTATCGCCGGGCCGCACGCATTGTTCGATCCGCGCTTCCAGAAGCTCGGCATCCATCCCGGCGGCGGCGCCACCTGGATGCTGCAACGTGCGGTCGGCCCGCAGGTCGCCCGCGCCGCGCTGCTGTTCGGTATGCGTTTCGACGCCGAGGCCGCCGTCCGGCACGGCCTCGCACTGACCGTCGCCGACGATCCCGTCGCCGCCGCGCTCGAACTGTCCGCCGGCCCCGCGGCCGCCCCGCGCGAGGTCGTCCTCTCCACGAAGGCGTCCATGCGCGCCACCGCCATCCCCGGCTTCGTGGACACCGACCACCACGAGGCGGCCAAGGACATCGAACTCGACCCGCAGGCCACCTCGATCGAGTCGCCGGAGTTCAAGGCCCGACTGGCCGCTGCGCAGCGCCGCTGA